CAGCTTTAGAAGGTTCTACTCCTAAAGGGATTCTGTATTCTCTAAACGCGCTAACGAGCTGGTTATATGGTGGAAATGTGTTCGAGACATTTGAGTACCAACCAATTTTAGATAAGATTCAAAGAGAAATGACCAATGGATACTTCGAAAAATTAATTCAAAGTACATTATTAGAAAATACGCACTCAGCAGTGATTACACTTTCTCCTGAACCAGGACTTCTAGAGCGTAAAGACCAAGCGCTAAAAGAACAATTAGCTGCTTATAAGGCTTCACTAAGTGACGAAGAATTAGAAGCATTGGTTGAAGAAACTCAAAAATTATTAGAACGTCAAACGACTCCAGACAAGGAAGAAGATTTGGCAAAATTACCTAAACTATCCATTGAAGATATTGACCGCGAAGTGAAGCCATTACCACTAACTGTGGAAGAACATGAAGGCATACCAACCTTCTTACACTATGAAGACTTCACAGCAGGCATTTCTTACGTGAAATATTACTTCGATTTATCCGGCGTGAAGACAGAAGACATTCCAGTTGTGGCCTTCTTAACAGAAGTGTTAGGAGAAGTTGGAACAGAAACCTTCACAGATGAAGCTCTTAGCACAGAAATTGACTTCTACACTGGTGGTATCGGAACGAATGCGACTGTAATTACTGAATCGGTAGCAGACAATATCTACTATCCTAAATTTACTGTAAGTGGGAAAGCCTTGTCTGAATATCAACCACAGCTTTTGAGTTTGATTGAAGAAATCGTTCATCGTTCGAACTTAGATGATGTAGAGAAGATTAAAGAGCTCTTACTCAATGTGAAAGCGGACTTAGAGATGAACTTCAATTATGGTTCACACGTGGCTGCGCTTCGTCGTTTAGAGTCTTATTACTACGAAGGCGCGAAATACTTACAATCGCTTGAAGGAATCGATTACTACGACTTTATTTGTGATGTGGTTGCTGGTTTTGACGCTAAACCTCAAGCATTTATCGACCGCTTGAAAGCTGTGTTAAAAACGATTTTAACAACAGACCAATTAGTGGCAACCTTTGTCGGAAGTAAGGAAGACTTTGAACATTTCAAACAAGTGTCAGAGGACTTCTTCAAACATCTTGGAAATCACAAAGTTGAAAAACAAGCCTTCACGAATCCAGTGGAAGTGTTAAACGAAGGATTCAAGACCGCGCAAGAAATCAACTATGTCGCAAAAGGATATAACCAAACGCTTCTAGGGGTGCCGGTGAACGGAATGAACCTATTCTTAAAATCAGTTCTAGGACTTGATTATTTATGGAATACGGTTCGTGTTCAAGGTGGGGCATACGGCGGTATGAGTGTTATCACCGATAAAGGGGACGTCGCAGGTCTTTCTTACCGCGACCCGAACATCGTTGAAACACTCGAACGATATGACGGACAAGTGGAGTACTTAGAAAACTTCAACCTTTCTAAGGCCGAGTTTGAAAAGAACTTGATTGGTACATTCAGTACGATTGACCGTCCACTTTCAGCGGCTCAAAAAGGTGCAGTAGCCTTCACGCGTTATTTCACGCATTTGACACAAGAGAAAGTGCAACAGTTCCGTGATGAAGTCTTAGCGGTAACTCCTGAAAAGGTACGCGCATACGCTCCAACGATGAAAGCCATCATGGCTCAAAATGCGTTGGTTGTAATTGGAAATGAAACGAAGATTGAAAACCATAAAGATCTCTTCAAAAACATTCGTAACTTAACAAAATAAGTCAACAAAAACTCCCAACCTTCACAAAAGTGAAAGTTGGGAGTTTTATTGTTTACTATTCATGGGACATTTTATTTTCTTCTTGTTTTAGCCACATTGGGATACTTGTCATCACTAATAAGAATAGGAATGCACTTTGTACCCAAAGAATGGCCACATCGAATATGCCATGTACGAAAAGTACAACGATAAGTGACACATAGAGTCCAACGATTGGACGTTTCTTCGGATCGCGACTCATTTCTAAAATCATACGAACAGGTTTAAAAGAAGCAATTGCAAGAAGCAATGTTCCAATAATTCCGTAGCTTGAAAGTGTATCAATATATAAACTATGTGCGTGTTCATGGTAGCGAGCACCGATTCTTGCAAAACTGTGCAAGTAAGTTAGAGGCCCTTCCCCAAACCATGGATTTTGTTTAAAGAGAACCATCCCTGAATTCCAAATTGAAATCCGCTCTTCCATAGATGAATCAAGGGTTCCCATACGAACTCCAATATCGTTAGAGAAGAGGAACATCAGACCAATTCCAAAAGCAGCAATACTGAGCCAGAATGCTTTTGAGTTTCGAATCGTTGTAAAGAGATAAATAATGGCTCCACAGATAATCGCTGGGAAAGCCGTTCTATTTTGAGTGAAGCTGAGACCAAATAGATTAATTCCAATCGCAACAGCACCAATGAACTTCCAGAACCAACTCTTTGTGATGCTAAGTAAGTAGAAGGCAATCATAATACAGAAGCAACAAATGATTCCGTAATAATTCGGGTTAAAGAAGGTTACTTCGGCACGGTTTTGGTGCCATACTTGCATCTTCGGAGATAGGAATGTGTAGTTAAATTTATGAACGATTTCGTAGTGTTCTAAAAATGCAAATCCAGCGGCAAAAATGCTAAGTAGTAAGATGGTCTGCAGAACAATATGGAAAAAGTCCGGTGTCAATCGCCTTTGATAATAATTGAAAAATATAGCATACATCAAAAAGCCAATTGAGATTACAGCCCCAATATAGTTTCCAGACACCATCGAAACGGCAAAGCTAAATCCAATGAATGTTAGTAAAAATGGGTGTGACACGAGGTCTTTTAGAACTTGTGTTAATTTCCCGGTAAAGGCAAGAAGTATGATATATAAGCCAAACAATGTTAGGAATAAATAAAACGGAAGGAAGCTACTAATAATGAGTAAGTATAGTGCTAAGTCCTGGTTCGAGAATCGTTTTATTTTTCCGATAATCGTTAGTAGTTTCATAATAGTCCTTTCAGGTAAATTTAATACCAATTAATCTAATGAAATAGATATCAGCTTATTTTACCACTAAATGACTAGAGAGGGCAAATTGCAAGGTGTTGGGGCGACCTTCTTTGAAAGATTCAGAAAACAGGCGTACAATAAAGATAGATTCTCAGAAAGAAGGAATAAAAATGAAATTAGTATTTGTTCGACATGGAGAAAGTGAATGGAATGCCCTCAATTTATTTACTGGTTGGAGCGATGTGGAGTTAACTGCTAAAGGGGAAGAAGAAGCCCATCACGCAGGAAAAGTACTACGTTCATTAGGCATTCAATTTGATCATGTGTATTTATCCGTATTAAAAAGAGCTATCCATACAGGTCATATCGTCTTGTCTGAATTAAATCAAGACTATTTACCAGAAACGAAGAGTTGGCGATTAAATGAACGACATTATGGAGCCTTACAAGGACTAAACAAACAAGAAACCCGTGAAAAATACGGCGATGAACAAGTGTTGCTTTGGAGACGTTCATATGACGTGATGCCTCCGCTTCTTAGCGAAGAAGAAGCTGCTAAACAAGCGCAAGATCCACGCTACAAACATTTACAAGTGAAGGATCTTCCTCAAGGGGAAACATTGAAAACAACTTTAGAACGCGTGCTTCCGATTTGGCAAGATAAGATTGCGGTGGATTTACTAGATGGTAAGAATGTTTTAGTTGTTGCGCATGGAAATTCTCTACGTAGTTTAGTGAAATATTTATTGAATCTTAGTGAAGACGAAATTTTGAAATTTGAAATCCCAACAGGGACACCACTTGTATTTGATTTAGACGAAAATCTACAAGTAAAAGAATATCATTTTGAGAAATAAGG
This Granulicatella adiacens ATCC 49175 DNA region includes the following protein-coding sequences:
- a CDS encoding insulinase family protein yields the protein MPKEFKGFKLLEKRDLPDIRSVGYLYQHEKTGAEVLYLENEDDNKAFNIAFRTPPYDDNGIAHIIEHSVLNGSRKYPTKEPFVELLKGSLNTFLNAMTYSDKTVYPVSSRNQKDFTNLMSVYLDAVFYPNFKHDPQILMQEGWHYHLENADDELIYKGVVYNEMRGAFSQPESELYRLIEPTLYPDTVYKHISGGMPASIPTLTQEKFVAFHDKYYHPSNARVTLYGNLDLDVAFDQLSEYFDAFEPKAYDFGPVEQAPFEKRHELEAKFSISQEESEENKTLLAYVWAAGKGTDAESLIALAVLDELLLGSNTAPIKKALLKSGLGSDVSGGFGAATYSPIFEIVLKDTNPSAKEEFISIIETELKRLVEEGIPQKAIQAALNKAAFRYKELTALEGSTPKGILYSLNALTSWLYGGNVFETFEYQPILDKIQREMTNGYFEKLIQSTLLENTHSAVITLSPEPGLLERKDQALKEQLAAYKASLSDEELEALVEETQKLLERQTTPDKEEDLAKLPKLSIEDIDREVKPLPLTVEEHEGIPTFLHYEDFTAGISYVKYYFDLSGVKTEDIPVVAFLTEVLGEVGTETFTDEALSTEIDFYTGGIGTNATVITESVADNIYYPKFTVSGKALSEYQPQLLSLIEEIVHRSNLDDVEKIKELLLNVKADLEMNFNYGSHVAALRRLESYYYEGAKYLQSLEGIDYYDFICDVVAGFDAKPQAFIDRLKAVLKTILTTDQLVATFVGSKEDFEHFKQVSEDFFKHLGNHKVEKQAFTNPVEVLNEGFKTAQEINYVAKGYNQTLLGVPVNGMNLFLKSVLGLDYLWNTVRVQGGAYGGMSVITDKGDVAGLSYRDPNIVETLERYDGQVEYLENFNLSKAEFEKNLIGTFSTIDRPLSAAQKGAVAFTRYFTHLTQEKVQQFRDEVLAVTPEKVRAYAPTMKAIMAQNALVVIGNETKIENHKDLFKNIRNLTK
- a CDS encoding O-antigen ligase family protein, with protein sequence MKLLTIIGKIKRFSNQDLALYLLIISSFLPFYLFLTLFGLYIILLAFTGKLTQVLKDLVSHPFLLTFIGFSFAVSMVSGNYIGAVISIGFLMYAIFFNYYQRRLTPDFFHIVLQTILLLSIFAAGFAFLEHYEIVHKFNYTFLSPKMQVWHQNRAEVTFFNPNYYGIICCFCIMIAFYLLSITKSWFWKFIGAVAIGINLFGLSFTQNRTAFPAIICGAIIYLFTTIRNSKAFWLSIAAFGIGLMFLFSNDIGVRMGTLDSSMEERISIWNSGMVLFKQNPWFGEGPLTYLHSFARIGARYHEHAHSLYIDTLSSYGIIGTLLLAIASFKPVRMILEMSRDPKKRPIVGLYVSLIVVLFVHGIFDVAILWVQSAFLFLLVMTSIPMWLKQEENKMSHE
- the gpmA gene encoding 2,3-diphosphoglycerate-dependent phosphoglycerate mutase; translation: MKLVFVRHGESEWNALNLFTGWSDVELTAKGEEEAHHAGKVLRSLGIQFDHVYLSVLKRAIHTGHIVLSELNQDYLPETKSWRLNERHYGALQGLNKQETREKYGDEQVLLWRRSYDVMPPLLSEEEAAKQAQDPRYKHLQVKDLPQGETLKTTLERVLPIWQDKIAVDLLDGKNVLVVAHGNSLRSLVKYLLNLSEDEILKFEIPTGTPLVFDLDENLQVKEYHFEK